A window of the Primulina tabacum isolate GXHZ01 unplaced genomic scaffold, ASM2559414v2 Contig750, whole genome shotgun sequence genome harbors these coding sequences:
- the LOC142534954 gene encoding putative ubiquitin-like-specific protease 2A: protein MDTPEEKRDRCTYLNCLWFCMYNNECFRDRVLTWIKKENIFSKTYVFVPIVMWSHWYLLIMCHFGESLKSGTRTPCMLLLDSLRALDPMRLEPLIRSFVVDIFETQDRHENIKLINDIPLLVPEVPQQRNGEECGVFVLYYTHLFMESAPQELSINKGYPYFMRNDWFGEEELEGFYEKLESLEIESSDEEE from the exons ATGGATACTCCAGAAGAGAAAAGGGACCGGTGCACATACTTAAACTGTCTATGGTTTTGCATGTACAATAACGAATGTTTTAGAGATAGGGTACTGACTTGGATCAAGAAGGAGAacatattttcgaaaacatATGTTTTTGTTCCCATTGTCATGTG GTCTCACTGGTATCTCTTGATCATGTGTCACTTTGGTGAAAGCCTGAAATCCGGAACCAGGACTCCATGTATGCTGCTGCTCGACTCGCTGCGTGCGTTGGATCCTATGAGACTCGAGCCCCTTATACGAAG TTTCGTCGTGGACATATTCGAAACACAGGATAGACATGAGAACATAAAGCTGATTAATGACATTCCCCTTTTGGTTCCCGAG gTTCCACAGCAGAGAAATGGTGAGGAATGTGGTGTTTTTGTTCTGTACTATACACATCTTTTCATGGAGAGTGCTCCTCAAGAGTTGAGCATCAATAAAGGCTACCCTTACTTT ATGAGAAACGATTGGTTCGGCgaggaggagttagagggtttTTATGAAAAGTTGGAGTCGCTCGAAATTGAGTCTAGCGATGAGGAGGAATGA